In a single window of the Nocardiopsis composta genome:
- a CDS encoding PH domain-containing protein has translation MTSTRLRPPEHRVSPRAVSVWTVESVIAHAVVTALLAGLAWGAAAAGWSWIPDWAVSYGWVVPVGYALFGAVETAAVPRVRYRVHRWEVTADVIYTRTGWIGREWQLVPVSRIQTVDHTQGWVERMFKVATLEVQTASHAGSSTIEGLDAEQARAISEELAMRAGELRDDAT, from the coding sequence GTGACGAGCACCCGACTGCGCCCCCCAGAGCACCGCGTCTCCCCCCGTGCGGTTTCCGTGTGGACGGTGGAGTCGGTGATCGCCCACGCGGTGGTCACCGCCCTGCTGGCCGGGCTGGCCTGGGGGGCCGCCGCGGCCGGCTGGTCGTGGATCCCGGACTGGGCGGTCTCCTACGGCTGGGTGGTGCCGGTCGGCTACGCGCTGTTCGGCGCGGTGGAGACGGCCGCGGTGCCGCGGGTGCGCTACCGGGTGCACCGCTGGGAGGTCACCGCCGACGTGATCTACACCCGCACCGGCTGGATCGGCCGGGAGTGGCAGCTGGTCCCGGTGAGCCGGATCCAGACCGTGGACCACACCCAGGGCTGGGTGGAGCGGATGTTCAAGGTCGCCACGCTGGAGGTGCAGACCGCCTCGCACGCGGGGTCCTCGACCATCGAAGGGCTCGACGCGGAGCAGGCGCGGGCGATCTCCGAGGAGCTCGCGATGCGCGCGGGCGAGCTGCGGGACGACGCGACGTGA
- the sepH gene encoding septation protein SepH: MQELRLVAVSEDGTYLVLASAGRGTRFTLPVDDRLRAAVRGQFSRLGQYEIEVENPLRPKEIQARIRSGETAEAIAELAGIPIERVRWFEGPVLQEREYMAQQAQRASVRGPGDSTPGPVLGDLVAERIGAHQLETGDAAWDSWKREDNTWQLKLAFVLGGEERLAHWVYEPRRRTVTPSDEEALRFSSPDAAAAEPAAPAGATVTPFVPRRTGPPEPLRADGPLPRTAPAEPTAPRAPQQDPAPRQSARPEPAEPAERYERSAPAERQERAERPAARGRAGAERMRAGLTPSDDVFPPEPARRPARPEPRPEPEQRRTEPERAPAENRPAERPAVERPAERPAADRGAPAAEPPAAEAPARERREPIRPERPAVGGASAPRHREEQAESGERAADAPLPAAAAGGSAQPPRRKGRGRRASVPSWDEIMFGAKKSD, encoded by the coding sequence ATGCAGGAGCTTCGCCTCGTGGCCGTCAGCGAGGACGGCACCTACCTGGTGCTGGCCAGCGCCGGCCGCGGCACCCGCTTCACGCTGCCCGTCGACGACCGACTCCGCGCCGCCGTCCGCGGCCAGTTCTCCCGGCTCGGCCAGTACGAGATCGAAGTGGAGAATCCGTTGCGCCCAAAGGAAATCCAGGCCCGGATCCGCTCCGGCGAGACGGCGGAGGCGATCGCCGAACTCGCCGGGATCCCCATCGAGCGCGTCCGCTGGTTCGAGGGCCCGGTACTGCAGGAGCGCGAATACATGGCGCAGCAGGCGCAGCGCGCCTCGGTGCGCGGGCCGGGCGACTCCACTCCCGGCCCGGTCCTGGGCGACCTGGTCGCCGAGCGGATCGGCGCGCACCAGCTGGAGACCGGCGACGCGGCCTGGGACTCCTGGAAGCGCGAGGACAACACCTGGCAGCTCAAGCTCGCCTTCGTGCTGGGCGGTGAGGAGCGCCTGGCGCACTGGGTCTACGAGCCCCGCCGCCGCACGGTCACCCCCTCCGACGAGGAGGCGCTCCGCTTCTCCTCCCCCGACGCCGCCGCGGCGGAGCCCGCCGCCCCGGCGGGCGCCACCGTCACCCCCTTCGTGCCGCGCCGCACCGGTCCCCCCGAGCCGCTCCGCGCCGACGGCCCCCTTCCCCGGACCGCCCCCGCCGAGCCGACCGCCCCCCGCGCCCCCCAGCAGGACCCGGCCCCCCGGCAGAGCGCGCGCCCCGAACCCGCCGAGCCGGCCGAGCGGTACGAGCGCTCGGCCCCGGCCGAGCGGCAGGAGCGGGCCGAGCGCCCCGCGGCGCGCGGCCGCGCCGGCGCCGAGCGGATGCGCGCCGGCCTGACCCCTTCCGACGACGTGTTCCCGCCCGAGCCCGCCCGCCGGCCCGCCCGGCCCGAGCCGCGCCCCGAGCCGGAGCAGCGGCGCACCGAGCCCGAGCGGGCTCCCGCCGAGAACCGCCCCGCGGAGCGGCCCGCGGTGGAGCGCCCCGCCGAGCGCCCCGCGGCGGACCGCGGCGCCCCCGCCGCCGAGCCCCCGGCGGCCGAGGCTCCGGCCCGCGAGCGCCGCGAGCCGATCCGCCCCGAGCGCCCCGCGGTCGGCGGCGCCTCCGCCCCCCGGCACCGCGAGGAGCAGGCGGAGAGCGGGGAGCGCGCCGCCGACGCCCCGCTGCCCGCCGCCGCGGCCGGCGGCAGCGCCCAGCCGCCGCGGCGCAAGGGCCGGGGCCGCCGGGCCTCCGTGCCCTCCTGGGACGAGATCATGTTCGGCGCCAAGAAGTCCGACTGA
- a CDS encoding ATP-binding cassette domain-containing protein, whose translation MTDAIRAEGLVKRFKEQTALAGVDLVARRGAVLGVLGPNGSGKTTTVRILATLLRPDGGHAEVDGLDVVRNPHEVRRKIGLTGQYAAVDQDLSGTQNLMLIARLLGFSRRGARARAAELLGRFSLTDAADRPAKTYSGGMRRRLDLAASLVGRPSLLYLDEPTTGLDPHSRNELWDVVRGLVDDGVTVLLTTQYLEEADQLADDIVVLDHGRVISRGTPDELKAQAGSQVLQVRPVASELLERAGRIVEQVTGSEVRTSENSAGASVTDPAVLPEVVRRLDEAGVAIAELTLRKPSLDEVFLALTGHTAETADGADAGAPTERTTA comes from the coding sequence ATGACCGACGCGATCCGCGCGGAAGGTCTCGTCAAGAGGTTCAAAGAGCAGACCGCTCTTGCCGGGGTGGACCTCGTCGCCCGCCGGGGAGCCGTGCTCGGCGTACTGGGCCCCAACGGGTCCGGGAAGACCACCACGGTGCGCATCCTGGCGACGCTGCTCCGCCCGGACGGCGGGCACGCCGAGGTGGACGGCCTGGACGTGGTGCGCAACCCGCACGAGGTGCGCCGCAAGATCGGGCTCACCGGCCAGTACGCCGCGGTCGACCAGGACCTCAGCGGGACCCAGAACCTGATGCTGATCGCCCGGCTGCTCGGGTTCTCCCGCCGCGGGGCCCGCGCCCGCGCCGCCGAGCTGCTCGGCCGGTTCTCGCTCACCGACGCCGCCGACCGGCCCGCCAAGACCTACTCCGGCGGGATGCGCCGCCGGCTCGACCTCGCCGCCAGCCTGGTCGGCCGCCCCTCGCTGCTCTACCTGGACGAGCCCACCACCGGCCTGGACCCGCACAGCCGCAACGAGCTGTGGGACGTCGTCCGCGGCCTGGTGGACGACGGGGTCACCGTGCTGCTCACCACCCAGTACCTGGAGGAGGCCGACCAGCTCGCCGACGACATCGTCGTGCTGGACCACGGCCGGGTGATCAGCCGCGGCACCCCCGACGAGCTCAAGGCCCAGGCCGGCTCGCAGGTGCTCCAGGTCCGCCCCGTCGCCTCCGAGCTGCTGGAGCGGGCCGGCCGGATCGTCGAGCAGGTCACCGGCTCGGAGGTGCGCACCTCGGAGAACAGCGCGGGCGCCTCGGTCACCGACCCCGCGGTGCTCCCGGAGGTCGTCCGGCGGCTCGACGAGGCCGGCGTGGCCATCGCCGAGCTGACCCTGCGCAAGCCCAGCCTGGACGAGGTGTTCCTGGCGCTGACCGGGCACACCGCCGAAACCGCCGATGGCGCCGACGCCGGCGCCCCCACGGAGAGGACGACAGCATGA
- a CDS encoding ATP-binding protein yields the protein MRFSILGPLTVLDGAGAPVPVGGARLRRLLVLLLLEPGRTVGADRLIDGIWGADAPANAANALQALVSRLRRQLGSPSAILGDAAGYRLDADPSQVDLWEFDGLVRRGRRARAAGDRQEAVRLLEAALELWRGDPVPELGEAGGEGEAARLAEQYRGARVELLEARLEGGEHGAVLPELEALAAQEPLREHTTELLIRALAGSGRTADALDAYQRLRSRLAEELGIDPSERLSGLHLKLLRGEALGSAAPVREPLDLGARPAPVTRLPSMLTSFVAREEVGAALGLLTEERLLTLVGPGGAGKTRLSVEVGGRLAADRPDLVPDGVWFVDLSSLRAEGGVPVTLLDVVGMRERVVSPLQIAEHTDPIERALEVFGDKRLLLIVDNCEHLIDEVTDVVARMLPACPGVRIMATSREPIGITGERLLAVPPLELPPEGATAEEARGYPAVQLFADRVRAFSPGFEVDDGNAAAVVRICRELDGMPLALELAAVRVRAMPLPQLAERLSDRFRLLAGGPRSVRPRHQTLEAVVDWSWELLDEAERTLLRRLAVFGGGAALDAVEAVCSDGDGSGDVAGRDVWSVLFSLVDKSLVIADGASGADRDQPRYRMLETVRAYGMRRLTESGELERVRRAHARFLVGLWSGAAEPLLGPDQLLWLRRLRAEQDDHQATLRWAVERGDLDTAFALVHATLPHGQLGEGWSVLAREASALIEQVGEEPPPGHEAAYAECLLLRTAEYDLGQAGKDDGDAIVRAEQTLFRVEEIVREHPEAAEGNVSLLMAPLLLALLGHDREGMVRRLDEAAAALPRWQSLMVEAFSAMLVQQVFLGRGAEARGRFTRVLGQLREAGERWIRSHVCFMLAELEGLSDLGRELALVDEAIEASEGLELGNQTAALRARRAVLLARGGRGAEARRELEAVDGTRLETDSRLMLNVCRAEVARWSETPESARELAEAALGGVVDGNPFIRVQLEPFLRVQLARLAVDAGRVAEAREQTAAAWRAMGGVWNGSVAGLATEQAADVEERLGRPEAAAELLGLAEALRGLPNTAGAEARDLSERLRAALGADGLAAVRESAAKTAPEEALRRVSAAVDAWDAAAS from the coding sequence GTGCGGTTCTCCATACTCGGTCCTCTGACGGTGCTGGACGGCGCGGGCGCCCCGGTGCCGGTGGGCGGTGCCCGGCTGCGGCGCCTGCTGGTACTGCTGCTGCTGGAACCCGGGCGCACGGTGGGCGCGGACCGTCTCATCGACGGCATCTGGGGCGCCGACGCCCCGGCGAACGCCGCCAACGCCCTGCAGGCCCTGGTCTCCCGGCTGCGCCGGCAGCTCGGTTCGCCGTCGGCGATCCTCGGCGACGCCGCCGGCTACCGGCTGGACGCCGACCCCTCCCAGGTGGACCTGTGGGAGTTCGACGGGCTGGTGCGGCGCGGCCGCCGGGCGCGGGCCGCCGGCGACCGGCAGGAGGCGGTGCGGCTGCTGGAGGCGGCGCTGGAGCTGTGGCGCGGCGACCCGGTCCCGGAGCTGGGCGAGGCCGGTGGCGAGGGTGAGGCCGCCCGGCTGGCCGAGCAGTACCGCGGCGCCCGGGTCGAGCTGCTGGAGGCGAGGCTGGAGGGCGGGGAGCACGGAGCCGTCCTGCCCGAGCTGGAGGCGCTGGCCGCCCAGGAGCCGCTCCGCGAGCACACCACGGAGCTGCTCATCCGGGCACTGGCCGGGTCCGGCCGGACCGCCGACGCGCTCGACGCCTACCAGCGGCTCCGCTCCCGGCTCGCCGAGGAGCTGGGCATCGACCCCTCCGAGCGGCTGTCCGGCCTGCACCTGAAGCTGCTGCGCGGGGAGGCGCTGGGGTCGGCCGCGCCGGTCCGGGAACCGCTCGACCTGGGGGCGCGGCCGGCCCCGGTGACCCGGCTTCCGTCCATGCTCACCAGCTTCGTGGCGCGCGAGGAGGTGGGCGCCGCGCTGGGCCTGCTGACCGAGGAGCGGCTGCTGACCCTGGTCGGCCCGGGCGGCGCGGGAAAGACCCGGCTCTCGGTGGAGGTCGGCGGGCGCCTCGCGGCCGACCGCCCCGACCTGGTGCCCGACGGCGTGTGGTTCGTGGACCTGTCGTCGCTGCGCGCCGAGGGCGGCGTCCCGGTCACCCTGCTGGACGTGGTGGGGATGCGCGAGCGGGTGGTCTCCCCGCTGCAGATCGCCGAGCACACCGACCCGATCGAGCGGGCCCTGGAGGTCTTCGGCGACAAGCGGCTGCTGCTCATCGTGGACAACTGCGAGCACCTCATCGACGAGGTGACCGATGTGGTGGCCCGGATGCTGCCGGCCTGCCCCGGGGTGCGGATCATGGCGACCAGCCGGGAGCCGATCGGCATCACCGGGGAGCGGCTGCTGGCCGTGCCGCCGCTGGAGCTCCCCCCGGAGGGCGCCACCGCCGAGGAGGCCCGCGGGTACCCGGCGGTGCAGCTCTTCGCCGACCGGGTGCGCGCCTTCTCGCCCGGCTTCGAGGTGGACGACGGCAACGCCGCGGCGGTGGTGCGGATCTGCCGGGAGCTGGACGGGATGCCGCTGGCCCTGGAGCTGGCCGCGGTCCGGGTGCGCGCGATGCCGCTTCCCCAGCTGGCCGAGCGGCTCTCCGACCGGTTCCGGCTGCTGGCCGGCGGCCCCCGCTCGGTGCGGCCCCGGCACCAGACGCTGGAGGCGGTGGTGGACTGGAGCTGGGAGCTGCTGGACGAGGCGGAGCGGACGCTGCTGCGCCGGCTGGCGGTGTTCGGCGGCGGCGCGGCCCTGGACGCGGTGGAGGCGGTCTGCTCCGACGGCGACGGGTCCGGTGACGTCGCCGGGCGCGACGTGTGGTCGGTGCTCTTCTCCCTGGTGGACAAGTCGCTGGTGATCGCGGACGGGGCGTCCGGGGCCGACCGCGACCAGCCGCGCTACCGGATGCTGGAGACCGTGCGGGCCTACGGCATGCGGCGGCTGACGGAGAGCGGGGAGCTGGAGCGGGTGCGCCGGGCGCACGCCCGGTTCCTGGTCGGGCTCTGGAGCGGCGCCGCCGAGCCGCTGCTCGGCCCGGACCAGCTGTTGTGGCTGCGCCGGCTCCGCGCCGAGCAGGACGACCACCAGGCCACGCTGCGCTGGGCGGTGGAGCGCGGCGACCTGGACACCGCCTTCGCGCTGGTGCACGCCACGCTCCCGCACGGCCAGCTCGGCGAGGGGTGGAGCGTGCTGGCCCGGGAGGCCTCCGCGCTGATCGAGCAGGTGGGCGAGGAGCCGCCGCCCGGCCACGAGGCCGCCTACGCGGAGTGCCTGCTGCTCCGCACCGCAGAGTACGACCTGGGCCAGGCCGGGAAGGACGACGGGGACGCGATCGTCCGGGCCGAGCAGACGCTGTTCCGCGTCGAGGAGATCGTGCGCGAGCACCCGGAGGCGGCCGAGGGGAACGTGTCGCTGCTGATGGCTCCGCTGTTGCTGGCGCTGCTCGGCCACGACCGGGAGGGGATGGTGCGCCGCTTGGACGAGGCCGCCGCCGCCCTGCCCCGGTGGCAGTCGCTGATGGTGGAGGCGTTCTCCGCGATGCTGGTGCAGCAGGTGTTCCTGGGCCGCGGTGCGGAGGCGCGGGGCCGGTTCACCCGGGTGCTGGGCCAGCTGCGCGAGGCCGGGGAGCGGTGGATCCGCTCGCACGTCTGCTTCATGCTGGCCGAGCTGGAAGGGCTGAGCGACCTCGGCCGCGAACTGGCGCTGGTGGACGAGGCGATCGAGGCCAGCGAAGGGCTGGAGCTGGGCAACCAGACGGCGGCGCTGCGCGCCCGCCGGGCCGTGCTGCTGGCCCGGGGCGGGCGGGGCGCGGAGGCCCGGCGCGAGCTGGAGGCGGTCGACGGCACCCGGCTGGAGACCGACTCGCGGCTGATGCTGAACGTGTGCCGGGCCGAGGTGGCACGCTGGTCCGAGACCCCGGAGAGCGCCCGGGAGCTGGCGGAGGCCGCGCTGGGCGGGGTGGTCGACGGCAACCCGTTCATCCGGGTGCAGCTGGAGCCGTTCCTGCGGGTGCAGCTGGCCCGGCTGGCGGTGGACGCCGGCCGCGTCGCGGAGGCGCGGGAGCAGACCGCGGCGGCCTGGCGGGCGATGGGCGGGGTGTGGAACGGGTCGGTCGCCGGGCTGGCCACCGAGCAGGCCGCCGATGTCGAGGAGCGGCTGGGCCGCCCCGAGGCCGCGGCGGAGCTGCTGGGGCTGGCCGAGGCGCTGCGCGGGCTGCCGAACACCGCCGGGGCCGAGGCCCGGGACCTGTCGGAGCGGCTGCGCGCGGCGCTGGGCGCCGACGGGCTCGCCGCGGTCCGGGAGAGCGCCGCGAAGACCGCACCGGAGGAGGCGCTCCGCCGGGTCTCCGCGGCGGTGGACGCCTGGGACGCCGCAGCCTCGTAG
- a CDS encoding ABC transporter permease — translation MTAATTAESTAAETAPVLAPRVTPLVAARHGALLTWRSLLKIKRNPEEILGLTFMPLMFVALFVFVFGQAMMGDWQAYRDFIIPGITAQSVIFATIGTGVALNTDIEKGIFDRFRSLPIARSAPLVGAILGDLVRYALTVVAVLVVAVLIGYRPAGGVLGVVAAGGVVLLFAFALCWLSAFMGLLLRTPMAVNIFGSVWMFPLTFGASTFVDPDQMPSWMAAFARINPVTHVTDTMRGLMEGGPVLQPLAWTLVWVAVLLGVFFPLATRAYRNRA, via the coding sequence ATGACCGCCGCGACGACCGCGGAGAGCACCGCCGCCGAGACCGCGCCGGTGCTCGCACCCCGGGTGACCCCGCTGGTCGCAGCCCGGCACGGCGCCCTGCTCACCTGGCGCAGCCTGCTGAAGATCAAACGCAACCCGGAGGAGATCCTCGGGCTGACGTTCATGCCGCTGATGTTCGTGGCGCTGTTCGTCTTCGTCTTCGGCCAGGCCATGATGGGCGACTGGCAGGCCTACCGGGACTTCATCATCCCCGGCATCACCGCGCAGTCGGTCATCTTCGCCACCATCGGCACCGGCGTGGCCCTCAACACCGACATCGAGAAGGGCATCTTCGACCGGTTCCGGTCGCTGCCCATCGCCCGCTCCGCGCCGCTGGTCGGCGCCATCCTGGGCGACCTGGTCCGCTACGCGCTGACCGTGGTGGCGGTGCTCGTGGTGGCCGTGCTGATCGGCTACCGGCCCGCGGGCGGCGTGCTGGGCGTGGTGGCCGCCGGCGGCGTGGTGCTGCTGTTCGCGTTCGCGCTGTGCTGGCTGTCCGCCTTCATGGGCCTGCTGCTGCGCACCCCGATGGCGGTGAACATCTTCGGCTCGGTGTGGATGTTCCCGCTGACCTTCGGCGCCTCCACCTTCGTCGACCCGGACCAGATGCCGTCCTGGATGGCGGCGTTCGCCAGGATCAACCCGGTCACGCACGTGACCGACACGATGCGCGGGCTGATGGAGGGCGGCCCGGTGCTCCAGCCGCTGGCCTGGACCCTGGTGTGGGTCGCGGTGCTGCTCGGGGTCTTCTTCCCGCTGGCCACCCGGGCCTACCGGAACCGGGCCTAG
- a CDS encoding YbhB/YbcL family Raf kinase inhibitor-like protein, translated as MCGAAAVAAAAGCSGLASGNGELTDDINVTSTLLQEGKMLPETFTCHGEGEEGVSPPLQWSGQPDDVGSFAIVADDPGSAEVFWVVYGLDPATVEIRQGSLPQSAQAGLNSSGEADYAAPCPEPDEPYDYRFTVYALDAMPELAGGAPLEQSLEVISQHTIARGSLATTHE; from the coding sequence GTGTGCGGGGCGGCCGCGGTGGCCGCGGCCGCGGGCTGCTCCGGTCTGGCCTCCGGCAACGGCGAGCTCACCGACGACATCAACGTCACGAGCACCCTGCTCCAGGAGGGCAAGATGCTCCCGGAGACCTTCACCTGCCACGGCGAGGGCGAGGAGGGCGTGTCGCCGCCGCTGCAGTGGTCCGGGCAGCCCGACGACGTCGGCTCCTTCGCCATCGTCGCCGACGACCCCGGCTCCGCCGAGGTGTTCTGGGTGGTCTACGGCCTGGACCCGGCCACCGTGGAGATCCGCCAGGGCAGCCTGCCGCAGTCCGCCCAGGCCGGCCTGAACAGCTCCGGCGAGGCCGACTACGCCGCGCCCTGCCCCGAGCCGGACGAGCCCTACGACTACCGGTTCACCGTCTACGCGCTGGACGCGATGCCGGAGCTGGCCGGCGGCGCTCCGCTGGAGCAGTCGCTGGAGGTGATCTCGCAGCACACCATCGCGCGCGGATCGCTCGCCACGACTCACGAGTAG
- a CDS encoding PH domain-containing protein codes for MTGRGDGGGAPGEDRGAGARPEEAPVSGPAAEAAGPVGRGEGAEASGGPAAAPGGGPTGAAAPEDGGAEQGAEDGEWRKLSPMMLVVAPVTYLKNFIIPLILMAFGATQNPWALVSLFAALAGLAVTGVFTWATFRYQVGARRLEIRKGLISRSRRTIPLERIRGVHVTSNLVHRLFGLAVVHIEAAAGGEGSEEGKLDAVGAEEAERLRRLLLHRRAVLRGDASSAGAAADTPPSGEAAGTASAGAASGTPAAEVGRTAAEPGGGGAPAPAGEPEETEYFRMPARWYGFGALSVGYLLTPFVALAAVIGLASQVAGDLMERPGAVAAGERAFLYYRSLAEGSGAPALAAVAAGVLLLVLALMPVFAVAAYAVNHWDFRLTGQDDSLVTRRGLFTRQSVALERRRIRGYELGDSPLERVRSAVRLRAIMTGLGGDSTRAVLLPTGPRARVEEIADETLGGYTGGLVRHPRAALRRRLVRSVLPFALPAAAAAAAGLYWAAVPAALLALVGIPLGADRYRALGHGRDAERISVRWGSLRRTQAVLRREAVIGWTWRQTLFQRPSGLAHLTATVGAGSGGYTAVDADLAESVGFAAGVTPEMIRPFLAAPAEPAEPAGTSPEKQEPPE; via the coding sequence GTGACCGGGCGGGGGGACGGCGGGGGCGCGCCCGGGGAGGACCGGGGCGCGGGCGCCCGCCCGGAGGAGGCGCCGGTGTCCGGGCCGGCCGCAGAGGCCGCCGGGCCGGTCGGCCGCGGTGAGGGGGCGGAGGCCTCCGGCGGGCCGGCTGCGGCGCCGGGCGGCGGTCCGACCGGTGCCGCGGCGCCGGAGGACGGCGGTGCGGAGCAGGGCGCCGAGGACGGCGAGTGGCGCAAGCTCAGCCCGATGATGCTGGTGGTCGCGCCGGTCACCTACCTGAAGAACTTCATCATCCCGCTGATCCTGATGGCCTTCGGCGCGACCCAGAACCCGTGGGCCCTGGTCAGCCTGTTCGCCGCGCTGGCGGGCCTGGCGGTCACCGGCGTCTTCACCTGGGCGACCTTCCGCTACCAGGTCGGCGCCAGGCGGCTGGAGATCCGCAAGGGGCTGATCTCGCGGTCCCGGCGGACCATCCCGCTGGAGCGGATCCGCGGCGTGCACGTCACCTCCAACCTGGTGCACCGGCTGTTCGGCCTGGCCGTGGTGCACATCGAGGCGGCCGCCGGCGGCGAGGGCAGCGAGGAGGGCAAGCTCGACGCGGTCGGCGCCGAGGAGGCCGAGCGGCTGCGCCGGCTGCTGCTGCACCGCCGGGCGGTGCTGCGCGGGGACGCCTCCTCTGCGGGCGCGGCGGCCGATACCCCTCCCTCCGGCGAAGCGGCGGGTACCGCCTCCGCCGGTGCCGCGTCCGGTACTCCGGCCGCGGAGGTCGGGCGGACCGCGGCGGAACCGGGCGGGGGCGGGGCGCCGGCACCCGCCGGGGAACCGGAGGAGACCGAGTACTTCCGGATGCCGGCCCGCTGGTACGGCTTCGGCGCGCTGAGCGTGGGCTACCTGCTCACCCCGTTCGTGGCGCTGGCCGCGGTGATCGGGCTGGCCTCCCAGGTCGCCGGTGACCTGATGGAGCGGCCGGGCGCGGTGGCGGCGGGGGAGCGGGCGTTCCTGTACTACCGGTCGCTGGCCGAGGGGAGCGGGGCGCCGGCGCTGGCCGCGGTCGCCGCGGGGGTCCTGCTCCTGGTGCTGGCGCTGATGCCGGTCTTCGCGGTGGCGGCCTACGCGGTGAACCACTGGGACTTCCGGCTGACCGGCCAGGACGACTCGCTGGTGACCCGGCGCGGCCTGTTCACCCGGCAGAGCGTCGCTCTGGAGCGGCGCCGGATCCGCGGCTACGAGCTGGGCGACAGCCCGCTGGAGCGGGTGCGCTCGGCGGTGCGGCTGCGCGCCATCATGACCGGCCTGGGCGGCGACTCCACTCGGGCGGTGCTGCTGCCGACCGGGCCGCGGGCCCGGGTCGAGGAGATCGCCGACGAGACCCTGGGCGGCTACACGGGCGGGCTGGTCCGCCACCCCAGGGCGGCGCTCCGCCGCCGGCTGGTCCGCTCGGTGCTGCCGTTCGCGCTGCCCGCCGCGGCCGCGGCGGCGGCCGGGCTGTACTGGGCGGCGGTTCCGGCGGCGCTGCTGGCGCTGGTCGGCATCCCGCTCGGGGCGGACCGCTACCGGGCCCTGGGGCACGGCCGCGACGCGGAGCGGATCAGCGTCCGCTGGGGGTCGCTCCGCCGCACGCAGGCGGTGCTCCGCCGGGAGGCGGTCATCGGCTGGACCTGGCGGCAGACGCTGTTCCAGCGCCCCTCCGGGCTGGCCCACCTGACCGCTACCGTCGGGGCGGGCTCCGGCGGCTACACCGCCGTCGACGCGGACCTGGCCGAGTCGGTGGGGTTCGCCGCCGGCGTCACCCCGGAGATGATCCGCCCGTTCCTGGCCGCCCCGGCGGAACCCGCGGAGCCGGCCGGAACCTCCCCGGAGAAGCAGGAACCCCCGGAGTAA